The Mus musculus strain C57BL/6J chromosome 2, GRCm38.p6 C57BL/6J genome has a window encoding:
- the Ciz1 gene encoding cip1-interacting zinc finger protein isoform X15: MPPATYDGASLTMPTATLGNLRAFNVTAPSLAAPSLTPPQMVTPNLQQFFPQATRQSLLGPPPVGVPINPSQLNHSGRNTQKQARTPSSTTPNRKDSSSQTVPLEDREDPTEGSEEATELQMDTCEDQDSLVGPDSMLSEPQVPEPEPFETLEPPAKRCRRVRIKGIDHHNWLFAYLWIFASSEESTEKGPTGQPQARVQPQTQMTAPKQTQTPDRLPEPPEVQMLPRIQPQALQIQTQPKLLRQAQTQTSPEHLAPQQDQVEPQVPSQPPWQLQPRETDPPNQAQAQTQPQPLWQAQSQKQAQTQAHPQVPTQAQSQEQTSEKTQDQPQTWPQGSVPPPEQASGPACATEPQLSSHAAEAGSDPDKALPEPVSAQSSEDRSREASAGGLDLGECEKRAGEMLGMWGAGSSLKVTILQSSNSRAFNTTPLTSGPRPGDSTSATPAIASTPSKQSLQFFCYICKASSSSQQEFQDHMSEAQHQQRLGEIQHSSQTCLLSLLPMPRDILEKEAEDPPPKRWCNTCQVYYVGDLIQHRRTQEHKVAKQSLRPFCTICNRYFKTPRKFVEHVKSQGHKDKAQELKTLEKETGSPDEDHFITVDAVGCFESGQEEDEDDDEEEEEEGEIEAEEEFCKQVKPRETSSEQGKGSETYNPNTAYGEDFLVPVMGYVCQICHKFYDSNSELRLSHCKSLAHFENLQKYKAKNPSPPPTRPVSRKCAINARNALTALFTSSHQPSPQDTVKMPSKVKPGSPGLPPPLRRSTRLKT; the protein is encoded by the exons ATGCCACCAGCCACGTATGACGGTGCCAGCCTCACCATGCCTACGGCAACACTGG GTAACCTCCGTGCTTTCAATGTGACAGCCCCAAGCCTAGCAGCTCCCAGCCTTACACCACCCCAGATGGTCACCCCAAATCTGCAGCAGTTCTTTCCCCAGGCTACTCGACAGTCTCTGCTGGGGCCTCCTCCTGTTGGGGTCCCAATAAACCCTTCTCAGCTCAACCACTCAGGGAGGAACACCCAGAAACAGGCCAGAACCCCCTCTTCCACCACCCCCAATCGCAAG GATTCTTCTTCTCAGACGGTGCCTCTGGAAGACAGGGAAGACCCCACAGAGGGGTCTGAGGAAGCCACGGAGCTCCAGATGGACACATGTGAAG ACCAAGATTCACTAGTCGGTCCAGATAGCATGCTGAGTGAGCCCCAAGTGCCTGAGCCTGAGCCCTTTGAGACATTGGAACCACCAGCCAAGAGGTGCAGGAG GGTCAGGATCAAAGGCATAGACCACCACAACTGGCTTTTTGCTTATCTTTGGATCTTTGCTAGCTCAGAGGAGTCCACCGAGAAAGGCCCTACAGGGCAGCCACAAGCAAGGGTCCAGCCTCAGACCCAGATGACAGCACCAAAGCAGACACAGACCCCGGATCGGCTGCCTGAGCCACCAGAAGTCCAAATGCTGCCGCGTATCCAGCCACAGGCACTGCAGATCCAGACCCAGCCAAAGCTGCTGaggcaggcacagacacagacctcTCCAGAGCACTTAGCGCCCCAGCAGGATCAGGTAGAGCCACAGGTACCATCACAGCCCCCATGGCAGTTGCAGCCACGGGAGACAGACCCACCGAACCAAGCTCAGGCACAGACCCAGCCTCAGCCCCTCTGGCAGGCGCAGTCACAGAAGCAGGCCCAGACACAGGCACATCCACAGGTACCCACCCAAGCACAGTCACAGGAGCAGACATCAGAGAAGACCCAGGACCAGCCTCAGACCTGGCCACAGGGGTCAGTACCCCCACCAGAACAAGCGTCAGGTCCAGCCTGTGCCACGGAACCACAGCTATCCTCTCACGCTGCAGAAGCTGGGAGTG ACCCAGACAAGGCCTTGCCAGAACCAGTAAGTGCCCAGAGCAGTGAAGACAGGAGCCGGGAGGCGTCCGCTGGTGGCCTGGATTTGGGAGAATGTGAAAAGAGAGCGGGAGAGATGCTGGGG ATGTGGGGGGCTGGGAGCTCCCTGAAGGTCACCATCCTGCAGAGTAGCAACAGCCGGGCCTTTAACACCACACCCCTCACATCTGGACCTCGCCCTGGGGACTCTACCTCTGCCACCCCTGCCATTGCCAGCACACCCTCCAAGCAAAGCCTCCAGTTCTTCTGCTACATCTGcaaggccagcagcagcagccagcag GAGTTCCAGGATCACATGTCAGAGGCTCAGCACCAACAGCGGCTTGGGGAAATACAACACTCGAGCCAGACCTGCCTGCTGTCCCTGCTGCCCATGCCTCGGGACATCCTGGAGAAAGAAGCGGA AGATCCTCCGCCCAAACGCTGGTGCAACACCTGCCAGGTGTACTACGTGGGAGACTTGATCCAGCACCGTAGGACACAGGAGCACAAG GTTGCCAAACAATCCCTGAGGCCCTTCTGCACCATATGCAACCGTTACTTCAAGACCCCTCGAAAGTTTGTGGAGCACGTGAAGTCCCAGGGACACAAGGACAAGGCCCAAGAG CTGAAGACACTTGAAAAGGAGACAGGCAGCCCAGATGAGGACCACTTCATCACTGTGGACGCCGTCGGTTGCTTTGAGAGTGGTCAAGAAGAGGACGAGGATGACgacgaggaagaagaagaagaaggagagattgAGGCTGAGGAGGAATTCTGCAAGCAG GTGAAGCCGAGAGAAACATCCTCAGAGCAAGGGAAGGGCTCTGAGACGTACAACCCCAACACAGCCTATG GTGAGGATTTCCTGGTGCCAGTGATGGGCTATGTCTGTCAAATCTGTCACAAGTTCTACGACAGCAACTCAGAATTGCGGCTTTCTCACTGCAAGTCCCTGGCCCACTTTGAGAACCTGCAG AAATACAAAGCCAAGAACCCAAGCCCTCCTCCTACCCGGCCTGTGAGCCGCAAGTGTGCCATCAACGCCCGCAACGCCCTGACTGCACTGTTCACCTCTAGCCACCAGCCCAGCCcccaggacacagtgaaaatgCCCAGCAAGGTGAAGCCTGGATCCCCCggactccctcctccccttcggCGCTCAACACGCCTCAAAACCTGA
- the Ciz1 gene encoding cip1-interacting zinc finger protein isoform X18, translating to MPPATYDGASLTMPTATLGNLRAFNVTAPSLAAPSLTPPQMVTPNLQQFFPQATRQSLLGPPPVGVPINPSQLNHSGRNTQKQARTPSSTTPNRKDSSSQTVPLEDREDPTEGSEEATELQMDTCEDQDSLVGPDSMLSEPQVPEPEPFETLEPPAKRCRSSEESTEKGPTGQPQARVQPQTQMTAPKQTQTPDRLPEPPEVQMLPRIQPQALQIQTQPKLLRQAQTQTSPEHLAPQQDQVEPQVPTQAQSQEQTSEKTQDQPQTWPQGSVPPPEQASGPACATEPQLSSHAAEAGSDPDKALPEPVSAQSSEDRSREASAGGLDLGECEKRAGEMLGMWGAGSSLKVTILQSSNSRAFNTTPLTSGPRPGDSTSATPAIASTPSKQSLQFFCYICKASSSSQQEFQDHMSEAQHQQRLGEIQHSSQTCLLSLLPMPRDILEKEAEDPPPKRWCNTCQVYYVGDLIQHRRTQEHKVAKQSLRPFCTICNRYFKTPRKFVEHVKSQGHKDKAQELKTLEKETGSPDEDHFITVDAVGCFESGQEEDEDDDEEEEEEGEIEAEEEFCKQVKPRETSSEQGKGSETYNPNTAYGEDFLVPVMGYVCQICHKFYDSNSELRLSHCKSLAHFENLQKYKAKNPSPPPTRPVSRKCAINARNALTALFTSSHQPSPQDTVKMPSKVKPGSPGLPPPLRRSTRLKT from the exons ATGCCACCAGCCACGTATGACGGTGCCAGCCTCACCATGCCTACGGCAACACTGG GTAACCTCCGTGCTTTCAATGTGACAGCCCCAAGCCTAGCAGCTCCCAGCCTTACACCACCCCAGATGGTCACCCCAAATCTGCAGCAGTTCTTTCCCCAGGCTACTCGACAGTCTCTGCTGGGGCCTCCTCCTGTTGGGGTCCCAATAAACCCTTCTCAGCTCAACCACTCAGGGAGGAACACCCAGAAACAGGCCAGAACCCCCTCTTCCACCACCCCCAATCGCAAG GATTCTTCTTCTCAGACGGTGCCTCTGGAAGACAGGGAAGACCCCACAGAGGGGTCTGAGGAAGCCACGGAGCTCCAGATGGACACATGTGAAG ACCAAGATTCACTAGTCGGTCCAGATAGCATGCTGAGTGAGCCCCAAGTGCCTGAGCCTGAGCCCTTTGAGACATTGGAACCACCAGCCAAGAGGTGCAGGAG CTCAGAGGAGTCCACCGAGAAAGGCCCTACAGGGCAGCCACAAGCAAGGGTCCAGCCTCAGACCCAGATGACAGCACCAAAGCAGACACAGACCCCGGATCGGCTGCCTGAGCCACCAGAAGTCCAAATGCTGCCGCGTATCCAGCCACAGGCACTGCAGATCCAGACCCAGCCAAAGCTGCTGaggcaggcacagacacagacctcTCCAGAGCACTTAGCGCCCCAGCAGGATCAGGTAGAGCCACAG GTACCCACCCAAGCACAGTCACAGGAGCAGACATCAGAGAAGACCCAGGACCAGCCTCAGACCTGGCCACAGGGGTCAGTACCCCCACCAGAACAAGCGTCAGGTCCAGCCTGTGCCACGGAACCACAGCTATCCTCTCACGCTGCAGAAGCTGGGAGTG ACCCAGACAAGGCCTTGCCAGAACCAGTAAGTGCCCAGAGCAGTGAAGACAGGAGCCGGGAGGCGTCCGCTGGTGGCCTGGATTTGGGAGAATGTGAAAAGAGAGCGGGAGAGATGCTGGGG ATGTGGGGGGCTGGGAGCTCCCTGAAGGTCACCATCCTGCAGAGTAGCAACAGCCGGGCCTTTAACACCACACCCCTCACATCTGGACCTCGCCCTGGGGACTCTACCTCTGCCACCCCTGCCATTGCCAGCACACCCTCCAAGCAAAGCCTCCAGTTCTTCTGCTACATCTGcaaggccagcagcagcagccagcag GAGTTCCAGGATCACATGTCAGAGGCTCAGCACCAACAGCGGCTTGGGGAAATACAACACTCGAGCCAGACCTGCCTGCTGTCCCTGCTGCCCATGCCTCGGGACATCCTGGAGAAAGAAGCGGA AGATCCTCCGCCCAAACGCTGGTGCAACACCTGCCAGGTGTACTACGTGGGAGACTTGATCCAGCACCGTAGGACACAGGAGCACAAG GTTGCCAAACAATCCCTGAGGCCCTTCTGCACCATATGCAACCGTTACTTCAAGACCCCTCGAAAGTTTGTGGAGCACGTGAAGTCCCAGGGACACAAGGACAAGGCCCAAGAG CTGAAGACACTTGAAAAGGAGACAGGCAGCCCAGATGAGGACCACTTCATCACTGTGGACGCCGTCGGTTGCTTTGAGAGTGGTCAAGAAGAGGACGAGGATGACgacgaggaagaagaagaagaaggagagattgAGGCTGAGGAGGAATTCTGCAAGCAG GTGAAGCCGAGAGAAACATCCTCAGAGCAAGGGAAGGGCTCTGAGACGTACAACCCCAACACAGCCTATG GTGAGGATTTCCTGGTGCCAGTGATGGGCTATGTCTGTCAAATCTGTCACAAGTTCTACGACAGCAACTCAGAATTGCGGCTTTCTCACTGCAAGTCCCTGGCCCACTTTGAGAACCTGCAG AAATACAAAGCCAAGAACCCAAGCCCTCCTCCTACCCGGCCTGTGAGCCGCAAGTGTGCCATCAACGCCCGCAACGCCCTGACTGCACTGTTCACCTCTAGCCACCAGCCCAGCCcccaggacacagtgaaaatgCCCAGCAAGGTGAAGCCTGGATCCCCCggactccctcctccccttcggCGCTCAACACGCCTCAAAACCTGA
- the Ciz1 gene encoding cip1-interacting zinc finger protein isoform X20, whose product MPPATYDGASLTMPTATLGNLRAFNVTAPSLAAPSLTPPQMVTPNLQQFFPQATRQSLLGPPPVGVPINPSQLNHSGRNTQKQARTPSSTTPNRKTVPLEDREDPTEGSEEATELQMDTCEDQDSLVGPDSMLSEPQVPEPEPFETLEPPAKRCRSSEESTEKGPTGQPQARVQPQTQMTAPKQTQTPDRLPEPPEVQMLPRIQPQALQIQTQPKLLRQAQTQTSPEHLAPQQDQVPTQAQSQEQTSEKTQDQPQTWPQGSVPPPEQASGPACATEPQLSSHAAEAGSDPDKALPEPVSAQSSEDRSREASAGGLDLGECEKRAGEMLGMWGAGSSLKVTILQSSNSRAFNTTPLTSGPRPGDSTSATPAIASTPSKQSLQFFCYICKASSSSQQEFQDHMSEAQHQQRLGEIQHSSQTCLLSLLPMPRDILEKEAEDPPPKRWCNTCQVYYVGDLIQHRRTQEHKVAKQSLRPFCTICNRYFKTPRKFVEHVKSQGHKDKAQELKTLEKETGSPDEDHFITVDAVGCFESGQEEDEDDDEEEEEEGEIEAEEEFCKQVKPRETSSEQGKGSETYNPNTAYGEDFLVPVMGYVCQICHKFYDSNSELRLSHCKSLAHFENLQKYKAKNPSPPPTRPVSRKCAINARNALTALFTSSHQPSPQDTVKMPSKVKPGSPGLPPPLRRSTRLKT is encoded by the exons ATGCCACCAGCCACGTATGACGGTGCCAGCCTCACCATGCCTACGGCAACACTGG GTAACCTCCGTGCTTTCAATGTGACAGCCCCAAGCCTAGCAGCTCCCAGCCTTACACCACCCCAGATGGTCACCCCAAATCTGCAGCAGTTCTTTCCCCAGGCTACTCGACAGTCTCTGCTGGGGCCTCCTCCTGTTGGGGTCCCAATAAACCCTTCTCAGCTCAACCACTCAGGGAGGAACACCCAGAAACAGGCCAGAACCCCCTCTTCCACCACCCCCAATCGCAAG ACGGTGCCTCTGGAAGACAGGGAAGACCCCACAGAGGGGTCTGAGGAAGCCACGGAGCTCCAGATGGACACATGTGAAG ACCAAGATTCACTAGTCGGTCCAGATAGCATGCTGAGTGAGCCCCAAGTGCCTGAGCCTGAGCCCTTTGAGACATTGGAACCACCAGCCAAGAGGTGCAGGAG CTCAGAGGAGTCCACCGAGAAAGGCCCTACAGGGCAGCCACAAGCAAGGGTCCAGCCTCAGACCCAGATGACAGCACCAAAGCAGACACAGACCCCGGATCGGCTGCCTGAGCCACCAGAAGTCCAAATGCTGCCGCGTATCCAGCCACAGGCACTGCAGATCCAGACCCAGCCAAAGCTGCTGaggcaggcacagacacagacctcTCCAGAGCACTTAGCGCCCCAGCAGGATCAG GTACCCACCCAAGCACAGTCACAGGAGCAGACATCAGAGAAGACCCAGGACCAGCCTCAGACCTGGCCACAGGGGTCAGTACCCCCACCAGAACAAGCGTCAGGTCCAGCCTGTGCCACGGAACCACAGCTATCCTCTCACGCTGCAGAAGCTGGGAGTG ACCCAGACAAGGCCTTGCCAGAACCAGTAAGTGCCCAGAGCAGTGAAGACAGGAGCCGGGAGGCGTCCGCTGGTGGCCTGGATTTGGGAGAATGTGAAAAGAGAGCGGGAGAGATGCTGGGG ATGTGGGGGGCTGGGAGCTCCCTGAAGGTCACCATCCTGCAGAGTAGCAACAGCCGGGCCTTTAACACCACACCCCTCACATCTGGACCTCGCCCTGGGGACTCTACCTCTGCCACCCCTGCCATTGCCAGCACACCCTCCAAGCAAAGCCTCCAGTTCTTCTGCTACATCTGcaaggccagcagcagcagccagcag GAGTTCCAGGATCACATGTCAGAGGCTCAGCACCAACAGCGGCTTGGGGAAATACAACACTCGAGCCAGACCTGCCTGCTGTCCCTGCTGCCCATGCCTCGGGACATCCTGGAGAAAGAAGCGGA AGATCCTCCGCCCAAACGCTGGTGCAACACCTGCCAGGTGTACTACGTGGGAGACTTGATCCAGCACCGTAGGACACAGGAGCACAAG GTTGCCAAACAATCCCTGAGGCCCTTCTGCACCATATGCAACCGTTACTTCAAGACCCCTCGAAAGTTTGTGGAGCACGTGAAGTCCCAGGGACACAAGGACAAGGCCCAAGAG CTGAAGACACTTGAAAAGGAGACAGGCAGCCCAGATGAGGACCACTTCATCACTGTGGACGCCGTCGGTTGCTTTGAGAGTGGTCAAGAAGAGGACGAGGATGACgacgaggaagaagaagaagaaggagagattgAGGCTGAGGAGGAATTCTGCAAGCAG GTGAAGCCGAGAGAAACATCCTCAGAGCAAGGGAAGGGCTCTGAGACGTACAACCCCAACACAGCCTATG GTGAGGATTTCCTGGTGCCAGTGATGGGCTATGTCTGTCAAATCTGTCACAAGTTCTACGACAGCAACTCAGAATTGCGGCTTTCTCACTGCAAGTCCCTGGCCCACTTTGAGAACCTGCAG AAATACAAAGCCAAGAACCCAAGCCCTCCTCCTACCCGGCCTGTGAGCCGCAAGTGTGCCATCAACGCCCGCAACGCCCTGACTGCACTGTTCACCTCTAGCCACCAGCCCAGCCcccaggacacagtgaaaatgCCCAGCAAGGTGAAGCCTGGATCCCCCggactccctcctccccttcggCGCTCAACACGCCTCAAAACCTGA
- the Ciz1 gene encoding cip1-interacting zinc finger protein isoform X17: MVTPNLQQFFPQATRQSLLGPPPVGVPINPSQLNHSGRNTQKQARTPSSTTPNRKDSSSQTVPLEDREDPTEGSEEATELQMDTCEDQDSLVGPDSMLSEPQVPEPEPFETLEPPAKRCRRVRIKGIDHHNWLFAYLWIFASSEESTEKGPTGQPQARVQPQTQMTAPKQTQTPDRLPEPPEVQMLPRIQPQALQIQTQPKLLRQAQTQTSPEHLAPQQDQVEPQVPSQPPWQLQPRETDPPNQAQAQTQPQPLWQAQSQKQAQTQAHPQVPTQAQSQEQTSEKTQDQPQTWPQGSVPPPEQASGPACATEPQLSSHAAEAGSDPDKALPEPVSAQSSEDRSREASAGGLDLGECEKRAGEMLGMWGAGSSLKVTILQSSNSRAFNTTPLTSGPRPGDSTSATPAIASTPSKQSLQFFCYICKASSSSQQEFQDHMSEAQHQQRLGEIQHSSQTCLLSLLPMPRDILEKEAEDPPPKRWCNTCQVYYVGDLIQHRRTQEHKVAKQSLRPFCTICNRYFKTPRKFVEHVKSQGHKDKAQELKTLEKETGSPDEDHFITVDAVGCFESGQEEDEDDDEEEEEEGEIEAEEEFCKQVKPRETSSEQGKGSETYNPNTAYGEDFLVPVMGYVCQICHKFYDSNSELRLSHCKSLAHFENLQKYKAKNPSPPPTRPVSRKCAINARNALTALFTSSHQPSPQDTVKMPSKVKPGSPGLPPPLRRSTRLKT, from the exons ATGGTCACCCCAAATCTGCAGCAGTTCTTTCCCCAGGCTACTCGACAGTCTCTGCTGGGGCCTCCTCCTGTTGGGGTCCCAATAAACCCTTCTCAGCTCAACCACTCAGGGAGGAACACCCAGAAACAGGCCAGAACCCCCTCTTCCACCACCCCCAATCGCAAG GATTCTTCTTCTCAGACGGTGCCTCTGGAAGACAGGGAAGACCCCACAGAGGGGTCTGAGGAAGCCACGGAGCTCCAGATGGACACATGTGAAG ACCAAGATTCACTAGTCGGTCCAGATAGCATGCTGAGTGAGCCCCAAGTGCCTGAGCCTGAGCCCTTTGAGACATTGGAACCACCAGCCAAGAGGTGCAGGAG GGTCAGGATCAAAGGCATAGACCACCACAACTGGCTTTTTGCTTATCTTTGGATCTTTGCTAGCTCAGAGGAGTCCACCGAGAAAGGCCCTACAGGGCAGCCACAAGCAAGGGTCCAGCCTCAGACCCAGATGACAGCACCAAAGCAGACACAGACCCCGGATCGGCTGCCTGAGCCACCAGAAGTCCAAATGCTGCCGCGTATCCAGCCACAGGCACTGCAGATCCAGACCCAGCCAAAGCTGCTGaggcaggcacagacacagacctcTCCAGAGCACTTAGCGCCCCAGCAGGATCAGGTAGAGCCACAGGTACCATCACAGCCCCCATGGCAGTTGCAGCCACGGGAGACAGACCCACCGAACCAAGCTCAGGCACAGACCCAGCCTCAGCCCCTCTGGCAGGCGCAGTCACAGAAGCAGGCCCAGACACAGGCACATCCACAGGTACCCACCCAAGCACAGTCACAGGAGCAGACATCAGAGAAGACCCAGGACCAGCCTCAGACCTGGCCACAGGGGTCAGTACCCCCACCAGAACAAGCGTCAGGTCCAGCCTGTGCCACGGAACCACAGCTATCCTCTCACGCTGCAGAAGCTGGGAGTG ACCCAGACAAGGCCTTGCCAGAACCAGTAAGTGCCCAGAGCAGTGAAGACAGGAGCCGGGAGGCGTCCGCTGGTGGCCTGGATTTGGGAGAATGTGAAAAGAGAGCGGGAGAGATGCTGGGG ATGTGGGGGGCTGGGAGCTCCCTGAAGGTCACCATCCTGCAGAGTAGCAACAGCCGGGCCTTTAACACCACACCCCTCACATCTGGACCTCGCCCTGGGGACTCTACCTCTGCCACCCCTGCCATTGCCAGCACACCCTCCAAGCAAAGCCTCCAGTTCTTCTGCTACATCTGcaaggccagcagcagcagccagcag GAGTTCCAGGATCACATGTCAGAGGCTCAGCACCAACAGCGGCTTGGGGAAATACAACACTCGAGCCAGACCTGCCTGCTGTCCCTGCTGCCCATGCCTCGGGACATCCTGGAGAAAGAAGCGGA AGATCCTCCGCCCAAACGCTGGTGCAACACCTGCCAGGTGTACTACGTGGGAGACTTGATCCAGCACCGTAGGACACAGGAGCACAAG GTTGCCAAACAATCCCTGAGGCCCTTCTGCACCATATGCAACCGTTACTTCAAGACCCCTCGAAAGTTTGTGGAGCACGTGAAGTCCCAGGGACACAAGGACAAGGCCCAAGAG CTGAAGACACTTGAAAAGGAGACAGGCAGCCCAGATGAGGACCACTTCATCACTGTGGACGCCGTCGGTTGCTTTGAGAGTGGTCAAGAAGAGGACGAGGATGACgacgaggaagaagaagaagaaggagagattgAGGCTGAGGAGGAATTCTGCAAGCAG GTGAAGCCGAGAGAAACATCCTCAGAGCAAGGGAAGGGCTCTGAGACGTACAACCCCAACACAGCCTATG GTGAGGATTTCCTGGTGCCAGTGATGGGCTATGTCTGTCAAATCTGTCACAAGTTCTACGACAGCAACTCAGAATTGCGGCTTTCTCACTGCAAGTCCCTGGCCCACTTTGAGAACCTGCAG AAATACAAAGCCAAGAACCCAAGCCCTCCTCCTACCCGGCCTGTGAGCCGCAAGTGTGCCATCAACGCCCGCAACGCCCTGACTGCACTGTTCACCTCTAGCCACCAGCCCAGCCcccaggacacagtgaaaatgCCCAGCAAGGTGAAGCCTGGATCCCCCggactccctcctccccttcggCGCTCAACACGCCTCAAAACCTGA